The Kribbella sp. NBC_00662 nucleotide sequence ACGAGCTCGGCGTCGTCATCGCGGTCGAGCGGATGATGGGACTCGAAGTACCGGACCGGGCGGTCTGGCTGCGCACCCTGCTGGCCGAGCTGAACCGGGTGCTGAACCACCTGATGTTCCTCGGCTCGTATCCGCTGGAGCTCGGCGCGATCACGCCGGTGTTCTACGCGTTCCGCGAGCGCGAGACGATCCAGGCGGTGATGGAGGAGCTGTCCGGCGGCCGGATGCACTACATGTTCAACCGGGTCGGCGGCCTCAAGGAGGACCTGCCGTACGGCTGGCTCGGCCGTGCGGCCGCCGCCTCCGCCGCGGTCCGCAAGCGCCTGCCCGACATCGAGGACATCATCCTCGGCAACGAGATCTTCCGGGCCCGCACGATCGGCGTCGGCAAGCTCGCCCCCGAGCTCGTCGCGCAGTACGGCGTCTCCGGCCCGATCGCCCGCGCGTCCGGGGTGGACGCGGACCTCCGCCGCGACGAGCCCTACCTGGCGTACGGCGAACTGCAGGACGTACTCCGCGTCGTTACCCGCCCCGAAGGCGACTGCTACGCCCGCTTCTCCGTACTGCTCGAGCAGGTGAAGGTCTCGCTCGACCTGGTCGACGCCTGCCTCGACAAGCTGAACACGCTGCCGGCCGGACCGGTCAACGTCCGGCTGCCGAAGATCCTCAAGGTCCCCGAGGGCCAGACCTACGTCTGGACCGAGAGCCCGCTCGGCATCAACGGCTACTACCTGGTCTCGCGCGGCGACAAGACGCCCTGGCGGCTGAAGCTCCGCTCGGCCAGCTTCAACAACATCTCCGCGCTGCCGGCGTTGCTGCCCGGCACGATGATCCCGGACATGATCGCGATCCTCGGCAGCATGTTCTTCGTCGTCGGCGACATCGACAAGTAGTCAGAACTCGCGACCCGCGACCGGCGGACGGTGTGCGGCCGCGATCAGCTGCACGAGCTTGGCCACCGGCAGCGGCTTCCCCGGATCGGCCTGCCCGGCGGCCCGCTGCTTCGCCGTACTCGCCTTCGAGAGGTACGGCGTGACGTACGCCGCCGTCTCCGGCTCGAACCGCCAGCTCTCACCGAGCGGACCGACATCGACCACATCGAACCCGAGTGTCTGGATCAGCGCCGTGGCTGCGGCCTTCGCGTCCGCGTCGTCGCCGGCAATCGGCAAGGCACTGCGATCCGTCGCGTCGGCAGGCCTCGCGAGCGTGACGATGTTGCGGGCGCTGATGTTGTTGAACGCCTTGACGGTGTGCGCTTCGGGCAAGTGCTCCTGGAGCAGCTGCGCCGTCGTCACCACCTCGCGGTCGAGCCGATCGATCCGGCCGTCACGATGCGGGTAGTAGTTCATCGTGTCCAGCACGACCTTGCCCGCGAACGGTTCGACCGGCAGTTCGGCGTACCGCCCGAGCGGGATGGCCACGAGGACCCAGTCGCCGGCTCGTGCGGCCTCGTCGACGGTGGCGGCCCGGACGCCGAGATCGCGGACCTTGTCGGCCAGGCTCTCGGGGCCGCGGGAGTTCGCCATCACCACGTCGATGCCCGCGTCGACCGCGAGCCACGCGACCACCGACCCGATGTTCCCGCTGCCGATGATTCCGAGAGTCGACATCGATAACCCTCAGCCCAGGAGTTCCTGGAGCGGTTCGCGGATGCCGTCGGCGACGGCGAAGACGCCGCGGGACTCCGGCGCGTGGCCGGTGCCGTCGAGATCGAGGACGGTGACGCCGGCCTCGCGGCAGATCGCCACGCCGGCCATCGTGTCCCAGGGCTTGTTGGAGAACATGATCAGCGCGTCGAAGTACCCGTTCGCGGTCCAGGTGAGCGCGGTCGCCGCCGTACCGATCATCCGCAGCCGCTGCACCCGCGGGTACAGGCGCTGGGTCAGGGCGAGTCGATCGGCATTCACCGTCTCGGCGTCGGGGCCGACGGCATAGTCGCCGACGGCAACCAATGCGTCGGTCAGGTCGGTGCACTCGCTGCCCCGGATCGTCTTCCCGTTGCAGGTGGCGCCGAGACCTTCGGCGGCGGCGTACGTCGTACCGAGTGCCGGGTGGTCGATCACGCCCGCGACGGACCGTCCTTCGTGGATGAGACCGAGCGAGATCGCCCACAGCGGTACGCCGTGGATGAAGTTGACCGTGCCGTCGACAGGGTCGAGCACCCACCGGGTCCCGTCGGTCGCGCCACCCTCCTCCTCGCCGAGCACCCCGATCTCCGGGGTCTCCCGCTCGAGGAACGCCCGCACCTCCCGCTCCACGGCGAAGTCCACCTCGGAGGCCATGTCCCGATCCCCCTTGGACGTCAACTCCCCCACCGCGCGCGTCTGCGTCACCACCCGCCCACGCGCAACAGCAGCCTCAGCAACCTTCAGCAACTTGGCAAGATCCACACCTCAGAACCTACGCGATGCCCAACTGCCGGCGTCGACGGCGCCAAGCCGCTGCCGCGGCCACACCACCGACAGCCAGCGCACCGACCGCCGCCGCCTGGCCGATCTTGATCGGGCAGCCTGAGGCGCAGTCGGGGATTGCGTACGGCTGGCCGGGGTTCAGTTCGTGGGTATCGTCGGCCGATACGTACGCCTCCGTGGCCGGGAACGGGAAGCCCTCCGGGTTCAGCAGGCGGTACCAGTACAGGTCGTCCCAGGCCTTGCGCCGGCAGGTGACGTTGACCGACGGCGACTCGTACGGCGTCGGACCCAGTTGACCGATCGGCAGATGGTCCTCGTTGTAGACCGTGACATGGCCGTTCGGATCGTTCATCGTCACAGCCGGGTAGTTCGCATCCAGCCCCATGAACGCAGTATGGGGCCAGGCTCAGGAGGCGGCCAGACCTCGGAGCTTCAGGTCCACGACGGTCGGCGCGTCGGCCTGCGAGTGCTTGTCGCCGGCGGCAACGACCGTGGCGACCTCTTCGTCGATCTTGTCCAGGCGCTGGTCGATCTTGTCCAGCCGGCGCTGCATCAGGTCGACGAACTCCGCGTTCTCGACCACGCGGGCGCTGGTGATCCGCGAGTACTCCTGCGCGACCTGTGCGCGCTCGTCGGAGTGGGCCAGCCGCTCGACCAGCAACTGATGGCGGAACAGGACAGCACCGGCGATCGCGACCAGGGCTGCACCGACCGCGGCCGCCCGGAGGATCCAGGCATTCTGCGAGAACAGCGCGACACTCACGCCCAGGCAGACAACGATCAGAGATGCGTTGGCAACGGTGAGAACGGTGGTCCTGGTTCGACGGCGGCTACCCCTTGACCCCATGGACCGACATGTTAGGGGGTCTCGTCGGGGTCCTCGGGAATGCGACACGCGCGTTCGAGCAACAATCCGGCCGTGACGACCAGCACAGAGATCACCGCCGCGGCACCGGCCATGATCACACGGTTACGAGGGCCCGAAGAACCCATCGCCTGCAGGAAGCTTAACGCGAACCCTGCGTAAACACCGGTACATAACGCGCCGACGAACGCGCTCGCCTTCCCGATCATCAGCAGGAACACCGCACGGGACGGTTCGACCCGCTCCCGGCGTACCTGGATCCGTTGATGGGTGTTGCGGGCGGCGGCGAACAGCAGCGCGGCCAGGAACGCCCAGGCGACCAGCGTCAGCCACGACACCGCCGGCGCGACCCCGCCGCCGGACTCGATCGCCTTCACCATCGTGACGCCGATCGCGACCCCGAGGACGGCGATCGCGATCAGCAGCCGGCGCGACGTCGGCCGCACCGAGCCCGGACGCGGCGGCTCGCCCTTGTCCCGGGGTGCCTGCCCCGGCTCGGTACCGCCGGACACCACTACTGCAGCTCGATGTCGAGCTTGGTCACGCCGTCGGTCCCGACCTTGGCCAGCAGCTCGGAGACCGGGCCGTGGCCCGGCAGCACGGCGTCCCGCTCGATGTCGAGCCAGGGCGCCAGCACGAACGCACGCTCGTGCGCCCGCGGGTGCGGGATCGTCAGCTCCTCGGTCTCGATCGTCTTCTGCCCGTAGGTGATCAGGTCGACGTCGAGGGTCCGCGGCGCGCCCGGCACGCTGCGCTCCCGGCCGAACGCCTGCTCGATCGCCTGGGCCCGCTCCAGCAGCAGGTCGACGTTCAGCGTCGTGTCGGCGAGCAGGACGATGTTCAGGTACGGGCCGGACTCCTCCGGACCGCCGATCGGTTGGGTCTCGTACACCGGCGAGACCTCGACCACCACGACGTCCGGGGTGTCCCGCAGCGCATCGACCGCGCCCTGCAGGTTCGCCTCACGGTCGCCGAGGTTGCTGCCGAGCGACAGGATCAGCTGGCGGATCGGCTTCAGACCACCGCTCAGGGTGTCCGCGTCGATGACGTGGGGACTAGGGGTCTCAGTCACGAGGATTCTCCGGCTCTGCGCTGCACGGTCAGGACAACGTCGTCGAACGGCACCGAGATCGGCGCCGAGGGTTTGTGGATGGTGACCGCCGTCGCTGTCACCCGCTTGTCGGCGAGGCAGAGATCGGCGATGCGCTGGGCGAGGGTCTCGATCAGGTCCACCGGGTCGGTCTCGATCGCGGTGTGCACCTGCTCGGCCACCACCCCGTAGTTCACGGTGTCGGCCAGGTCGTCGGAGGCCGCAGCGGCCCGGGTGTCCAGCTCCAGCCGGACGTCCACGACGAACTCCTGTCCGTCGGCCCGCTCGTGCTCGAACACCCCGTGGCGCCCGAAACCGCGGATGCCCCGGATCTCGATCACGTCAGAAGGGGGTACGGGACCGCTCATTCCGCCTCCTCCTGTCGGCCCCCAGACGACGACAGTACCGGGGAGGCATGGTGGATCCACAACCGCCAGCCGCCAGAAGTTCGACGGAAAACATTCGTGGCCAGCGCCTTACCACCCGCGAACCCGTCCTCGGGGGCACCTTCACCCGAGGACAGGACATTCTCCGTACACGTGACGTATGCCACGTCTTCATCTACCCGGACCTGCACATCGGTCAGGAAGAACTGGATGTACGGCGTGTTCGCGAAGATCATCGCCCACGCCCGCATCATCTCGGCGTACCCGGAGATCGCCGCGTTGCCGGGGTGGATGCAGACCGGATCCGGCTCCGGCAGCCAGACGGCCGCCATCAGGTCCAGGTCGCCGGCCTCGAACGCGTTGTAGAACGCGGTGTTCGCATTCAGTACGACGTCCTCGACGGTGGCACCGCGTGCACCATCGCCACCGGTGCCCTGCCGCGGTCCGTCGGTCATACCGTTCCCCATCTCTTCGCCACCCGGACCGCGTCCGCGTTCGGCGCCACCGCGTGCGCCCGGACACACCAGGCACCCGCTGCGGCGGCCAGGGCGGTCACGGCCACGCTCGCGTCGTCTCGTCGTACGGCCGGTCTGGGTTCACCGGTCTGCTCGTCGGCGAGCAGCCTACCGAGGAACGTCTTCCGGGACGCACCGATGAGCAACGGTCTTTCCAGTACGGCGAATTCCCGCAACCGGCGAAGAATCTCCCAGTTGTGGTTCGCGTTCTTCGCGAACCCGAGCCCCGGATCGAGCGCGACCCGGTTCAGGTCGATACCGGCCTGCCGCAGGACGTCGAGCCGCTCGCCGAGTTCGGCGATGACCTCGGCGACGACGTCGTCGTACTCGGCCCGGTTCTGCATGTCGATCGAGTGTCCGCGCCAATGCATACACAGGTACGGCGTTCCGCGCTCGGCCACCAGCGGGAGCATGTCCGGATCGGCCTGCCCGCCGGACACGTCGTTGATCATCGTGGCGCCGGCATCGAGCATCAACTCGGCGACGCTCGCCCGCATCGTGTCGACGGAGATGATCGCGCCTTCGGCCGCGAGGGTCTCGATCACCGGGAGGACGCGGCGGATCTCCTCCTCGGTCGACGGCCGGACGGCACCGGGCCGGGTCGACTCGCCGCCGACGTCCAGCAGGTCGGCGCCTTCGGCCAGCAACTCCCGCCCGTGCTTGATCGCCGCGGCCGGCTCGAACCACTCACCGCCGTCCGAGAACGAGTCCGGCGTCACGTTCACAACGCCCATGACGAGACACCGGTCGACCACCGGCAGCCCGTCCACGTGACCCCACGA carries:
- a CDS encoding NADH-quinone oxidoreductase subunit D, producing the protein MSTERVVGVGAGAAGFDPAYERGGTGSGSELATTDMVLNIGPQHPATHGVLRLRLTLDGERIVGCEPIIGYMHRGAEKLFEVRDYRQIIVLANRHDWLSAFANELGVVIAVERMMGLEVPDRAVWLRTLLAELNRVLNHLMFLGSYPLELGAITPVFYAFRERETIQAVMEELSGGRMHYMFNRVGGLKEDLPYGWLGRAAAASAAVRKRLPDIEDIILGNEIFRARTIGVGKLAPELVAQYGVSGPIARASGVDADLRRDEPYLAYGELQDVLRVVTRPEGDCYARFSVLLEQVKVSLDLVDACLDKLNTLPAGPVNVRLPKILKVPEGQTYVWTESPLGINGYYLVSRGDKTPWRLKLRSASFNNISALPALLPGTMIPDMIAILGSMFFVVGDIDK
- a CDS encoding NADPH-dependent F420 reductase, coding for MSTLGIIGSGNIGSVVAWLAVDAGIDVVMANSRGPESLADKVRDLGVRAATVDEAARAGDWVLVAIPLGRYAELPVEPFAGKVVLDTMNYYPHRDGRIDRLDREVVTTAQLLQEHLPEAHTVKAFNNISARNIVTLARPADATDRSALPIAGDDADAKAAATALIQTLGFDVVDVGPLGESWRFEPETAAYVTPYLSKASTAKQRAAGQADPGKPLPVAKLVQLIAAAHRPPVAGREF
- a CDS encoding inositol monophosphatase, producing MDLAKLLKVAEAAVARGRVVTQTRAVGELTSKGDRDMASEVDFAVEREVRAFLERETPEIGVLGEEEGGATDGTRWVLDPVDGTVNFIHGVPLWAISLGLIHEGRSVAGVIDHPALGTTYAAAEGLGATCNGKTIRGSECTDLTDALVAVGDYAVGPDAETVNADRLALTQRLYPRVQRLRMIGTAATALTWTANGYFDALIMFSNKPWDTMAGVAICREAGVTVLDLDGTGHAPESRGVFAVADGIREPLQELLG
- a CDS encoding DUF3180 domain-containing protein — its product is MSGGTEPGQAPRDKGEPPRPGSVRPTSRRLLIAIAVLGVAIGVTMVKAIESGGGVAPAVSWLTLVAWAFLAALLFAAARNTHQRIQVRRERVEPSRAVFLLMIGKASAFVGALCTGVYAGFALSFLQAMGSSGPRNRVIMAGAAAVISVLVVTAGLLLERACRIPEDPDETP
- the folK gene encoding 2-amino-4-hydroxy-6-hydroxymethyldihydropteridine diphosphokinase; amino-acid sequence: MTETPSPHVIDADTLSGGLKPIRQLILSLGSNLGDREANLQGAVDALRDTPDVVVVEVSPVYETQPIGGPEESGPYLNIVLLADTTLNVDLLLERAQAIEQAFGRERSVPGAPRTLDVDLITYGQKTIETEELTIPHPRAHERAFVLAPWLDIERDAVLPGHGPVSELLAKVGTDGVTKLDIELQ
- the folB gene encoding dihydroneopterin aldolase: MSGPVPPSDVIEIRGIRGFGRHGVFEHERADGQEFVVDVRLELDTRAAAASDDLADTVNYGVVAEQVHTAIETDPVDLIETLAQRIADLCLADKRVTATAVTIHKPSAPISVPFDDVVLTVQRRAGESS
- a CDS encoding nuclear transport factor 2 family protein, with the protein product MTDGPRQGTGGDGARGATVEDVVLNANTAFYNAFEAGDLDLMAAVWLPEPDPVCIHPGNAAISGYAEMMRAWAMIFANTPYIQFFLTDVQVRVDEDVAYVTCTENVLSSGEGAPEDGFAGGKALATNVFRRTSGGWRLWIHHASPVLSSSGGRQEEAE
- the folP gene encoding dihydropteroate synthase — translated: MGVVNVTPDSFSDGGEWFEPAAAIKHGRELLAEGADLLDVGGESTRPGAVRPSTEEEIRRVLPVIETLAAEGAIISVDTMRASVAELMLDAGATMINDVSGGQADPDMLPLVAERGTPYLCMHWRGHSIDMQNRAEYDDVVAEVIAELGERLDVLRQAGIDLNRVALDPGLGFAKNANHNWEILRRLREFAVLERPLLIGASRKTFLGRLLADEQTGEPRPAVRRDDASVAVTALAAAAGAWCVRAHAVAPNADAVRVAKRWGTV